A genome region from Anopheles stephensi strain Indian chromosome 2, UCI_ANSTEP_V1.0, whole genome shotgun sequence includes the following:
- the LOC118503312 gene encoding exostosin-1 has product MQAKKRYILVIICCAFLAYCYLGGYRLKGLQALFRMRIRKDPDNLPCYHQLHYQYTDSAERADHAQPLPDDDLFAPPAYESPRSRDLAPVPAFQGGAVRRITDEASASFKSCRMETCFDFSKCSDKNFYVYVYPPEPLNSLGAPPPISQNYQKIISAIQESRYYTSDPAQACLFVLGIDTLDRDSLSEDFVRNVPSRLQRLPHWNNGRNHIIFNLYSGTWPDYNENGLGFDPGQAILAKASMSVQSLRPGFDVSIPLFHKQFPLRGGNTGFVVSNNFPANKKYLLVFKGKRYVHGIGSETRNSLFHLHNARDFVLVTTCKHGKSWRDLQDARCDEDNREYDRYDYETLLQNSTFCLVPRGRRLGSFRFLEVLQAGCIPVLLSNSWVLPFQSKIDWKQAAIWADERLLLQVPDIVRSVSTSRILALRQQTQVLWERYFSSIEKIIFTTFEIIRERLPDYPHRNGLIWNTSPGALLTIPTFADTYRRFPFLLDKLGHTPGLNYTAVIFVQIGTQLTPNTALYKLVKSITKSQYIDKILILWATDRSVPPKKRWPSTGHIPLHIISGSTSEDRPSISQRFYPHEQIETDAVLSLDEDAILNTDELDFAYQVWRDFPDRIVGYPARAHFWDDSKNAWGYTSKWTNYYSIVLTGAAFYHRYYNYLYTNWLSYLLLKTVQQSSNCEDILMNLLVSHVTRKPPIKVTQRKGYKDRESGRSPWNDPDHFIQRQSCLNTFAAVFGYMPLLRSNLRLDPVLYRDSVSNLRKKYRQIELVGS; this is encoded by the exons ATGCAGGCGAAGAAGCGCTACATACTAGTGATAATCTGTTGCGCTTTCCTGGCGTACTGCTATCTGGGAGGCTACCGGTTGAAAGGATTGCAAGCACTGTTCCGTATGCGGATTCGCAAAGATCCGGACAATCTACCCTGCTATCATCAGCTGCACTACCAGTACACCGACAGCGCCGAGCGTGCGGACCATGCGCAACCCCTACCGGACGACGATCTTTTCGCTCCGCCGGCGTACGAATCACCGCGATCGCGCGACCTTGCCCCCGTACCGGCGTTCCAGGGTGGTGCGGTGCGCCGCATCACTGACGAAGCAAGTGCGTCGTTTAAATCGTGCCGCATGGAAACGTGCTTCGATTTTAGCAAATGTAGCGATAAGAACTTTTACGTTTACGTGTACCCACCGGAGCCACTGAATTCGCTTGGTGCTCCTCCGCCAATTAGTCAAAACTATCAGAAGATCATTTCGGCCATCCAGGAAAGCCGCTACTACACGAGCGATCCCGCCCAAGCCTGCCTGTTCGTGCTCGGCATCGATACGCTCGATCGGGATTCGCTCAGCGAGGATTTCGTACGCAACGTGCCGTCTCGTCTGCAGCGACTACCGCACTGGAACAATGGTCGCAACCATATCATATTTAACCTGTACTCTGGCACCTGGCCCGACTACAACGAGAACGGGCTCGGGTTTGATCCGGGCCAGGCGATCCTGGCCAAGGCCAGCATGAGCGTCCAGTCGCTGCGGCCCGGCTTTGACGTGAGCATTCCGCTGTTTCACAAACAGTTTCCACTGCGCGGTGGCAATACCGGGTTCGTGGTCAGTAACAACTTTCcagccaacaaaaaatatcTGCTAGTCTTTAAGGGAAAACG GTATGTCCATGGCATTGGTTCTGAGACGCGAAATTCATTGTTCCATTTGCACAATGCTCGAGATTTTGTGTTGGTGACAACCTGCAAACATGGCAAAAGCTGGCGAGACCTGCAAGATGCTCGGTGTGATGAAGATAATCGAGAATATGATAG ATATGACTACGAAACTTTGTTACAAAATTCCACATTCTGTCTAGTACCGCGAGGACGTCGGTTAGGATCATTTAG GTTTCTTGAAGTGCTGCAAGCGGGTTGCATACCGGTGTTGCTTTCAAACTCGTGGGTATTACCTTTTCAGTCAAAAATTGACTGGAAGCAGGCGGCTATCTGGGCAGATGAAAGACTGTTGTTGCAA GTTCCGGATATTGTACGGTCCGTCTCTACAAGCCGTATTTTAGCTTTACGTCAGCAGACACAAGTGCTTTGGGAGCGTTATTTTAGTTCTATcgagaaaattatttttacaacGTTTGAG ATTATCCGTGAGAGACTACCAGACTATCCCCATCGGAACGGACTGATTTGGAATACGTCCCCGGGTGCACTGTTGACGATTCCAACCTTCGCCGACACTTATCGCCGATTTCCGTTCCTGCTGGATAAGCTAGGCCATACGCCCGGACTGAACTATACCGCCGTAATATTTGTACAGATCGGTACGCAGCTTACACCAAACACGGCTTTATACAAGCTAGTCAAAAGTATTACCAAAAGCCAATACATAGATAAG ATTTTAATTCTGTGGGCTACCGATAGATCCGTACCGCCGAAGAAACGTTGGCCCTCGACTGGTCACATTCCACTGCACATCATATCGGGCAGCACGAGCGAAGATCGACCAAGCATATCCCAAAGATTCTATCCCCACGAGCAAATCGAGACTGATGCCGTTTTGTCACTGGACGAGGACGCTATACTGAACACCGACGAGCTAGACTTTGCTTACCAGGTGTGGCGCGATTTTCCCGATCGCATCGTTGGTTATCCCGCGAGGGCACACTTCTGGGATGATTCTAAG AACGCTTGGGGCTATACGTCTAAGTGGACAAACTACTACTCGATCGTGTTGACTGGAGCCGCGTTCTATCATCGGTACTACAACTATCTATACACGAACTGGCTGTCGTATCTGCTGTTAAAGACGGTGCAGCAATCGTCCAACTGTGAGGACATTCTGATGAATCTTCTCGTTTCGCACGTTACGCGCAAACCTCCGATTAAGGTAACGCAAAGGAAAGGCTACAAGGATCGAGAGAGTGGAAG ATCGCCATGGAACGATCCTGATCATTTCATACAACGACAAAGTTGTCTGAATacttttgctgcagtttttgG TTACATGCCTTTGCTAAGATCGAACCTGCGACTAGATCCAGTGCTGTACCGCGACTCGGTATCAAATTTAAGGAAAAAATATAGACAGATCGAACTAGTTGGCAGCTAG